A genomic segment from Polyangium mundeleinium encodes:
- a CDS encoding Stp1/IreP family PP2C-type Ser/Thr phosphatase, with amino-acid sequence MAQQLRIEVAGETNVGRKRNHNEDNFAIMAEYGLFIVADGMGGHASGEVASKMAVDAMQEFFAQTQEDPERTWPYKMDRTKGYEENRLITGIKLANLRIYETAQRESKKRGMGTTFVGIFTANDGVYIAHVGDSRVYRHRDGKLECLTEDHSLLNDYIKMKRLTPEEIANFPHKNVIVRALGMKETVKVDTRFEVPAVNDTYLLCSDGLSGPVSDPEIADILSRHGDIKTATAKLIERANENGGPDNVTCVLVRWTL; translated from the coding sequence GTGGCTCAACAGCTCCGCATCGAGGTAGCCGGCGAGACGAACGTCGGCCGCAAGCGTAATCACAACGAAGACAACTTCGCGATCATGGCGGAGTACGGCCTCTTCATCGTGGCCGACGGCATGGGTGGTCATGCATCGGGCGAGGTCGCCTCGAAGATGGCCGTCGATGCAATGCAAGAGTTCTTCGCGCAGACGCAGGAGGATCCCGAGCGCACGTGGCCCTACAAGATGGACCGCACGAAGGGCTACGAGGAAAACCGCCTCATCACGGGCATCAAGCTCGCGAACCTGCGCATCTACGAGACCGCGCAGCGCGAGTCGAAGAAGCGCGGCATGGGGACGACGTTCGTCGGCATCTTCACGGCGAACGACGGCGTGTACATCGCGCACGTCGGTGACAGCCGCGTCTACCGGCATCGCGACGGCAAGCTCGAGTGCCTCACCGAGGACCACTCGCTGCTCAACGACTACATCAAGATGAAGCGCCTCACGCCCGAGGAGATCGCGAACTTCCCGCACAAGAACGTCATCGTTCGCGCGCTCGGGATGAAGGAGACCGTCAAGGTCGACACGCGCTTCGAGGTGCCCGCCGTCAACGACACGTACCTGCTCTGCTCCGACGGCCTCTCCGGCCCCGTGAGTGATCCCGAGATCGCCGACATCCTCTCGCGCCACGGCGACATCAAGACCGCGACGGCGAAGCTCATCGAGCGCGCCAACGAGAACGGCGGACCGGACAACGTCACGTGCGTCCTCGTCCGCTGGACGCTCTGA
- a CDS encoding RNA polymerase sigma factor — translation MKEGRSHAEEARDIEELLAAGNHREALARCARVYATPIGRLCMAFTGSQADSEELVQETLLAAYDAFPTYRAEGSVRAFLFGIARRICGRFSETQARQKARLRLVHDTSSGRADAGELALEKERATRARDALSKLKPSEREALVLRYDAGLSFREVAQACGIDEAAARKRVSRALGKMRAEIGEE, via the coding sequence ATGAAGGAAGGCCGATCGCACGCCGAGGAGGCGCGCGACATCGAGGAGCTCCTCGCGGCGGGCAACCATCGCGAGGCGCTCGCGCGGTGCGCCCGGGTCTACGCAACGCCGATCGGTCGGCTTTGCATGGCCTTCACGGGCTCGCAAGCGGACAGCGAGGAGCTCGTGCAAGAGACCTTGCTGGCCGCGTACGACGCGTTCCCGACGTACCGAGCGGAAGGAAGCGTGCGGGCGTTCCTGTTCGGGATCGCGCGTCGGATCTGCGGTCGGTTCTCCGAGACGCAGGCGCGGCAGAAGGCGCGGCTCCGGCTGGTGCACGACACGTCGTCGGGACGCGCGGACGCGGGCGAGCTCGCGCTGGAGAAGGAGAGGGCGACGCGCGCGCGCGACGCGCTCTCGAAGCTCAAGCCGAGTGAGCGGGAGGCCTTGGTGCTTCGGTACGACGCGGGGCTCAGCTTCCGAGAGGTGGCCCAGGCGTGCGGGATCGACGAGGCGGCGGCGCGCAAACGCGTGAGCCGCGCGCTCGGGAAGATGCGGGCGGAGATCGGCGAGGAGTGA
- a CDS encoding VIT domain-containing protein: protein MSTSETNVGGLCREVEERIAEVLDGSAPKELFDHIADCDTCRDLRYDAERTAEFVGHAGGDFRADAGFADKVLARLDVENLKPPAGVAPKSVIAEDRVAEPRITDIATAKTEVASATTESEPPRTRTNTLVSKGSERGLDESQPSPTVNDEVKAAEPTQAITERDTPRSRAPEAKSATTGAARTAPPQTTKGNEGGKVISLFRRPKFVAGLLGAMAAAAAAGFYLKGQKQGPEEPKLEAAWSGKIDSIARASADKEGGLEACDASGACKPVKPGWAFKNDTTLRTDARTRAYVSLADGSQLAIDRGSSISLEGGKVRQAKLVEGTIVADVASLKGAPSAKIGVGDGEVEVLGTKLVMTAGKGRASVEVARGVVRVRSASGKAVDVRAGEEATMEKGREPLVASSSSVADSLEWSDRSPEELDAPVLRGLGELRARKPGQTKEKDHAVRLAKHSVKVRIVDVVARTEVDETFTNDTDEELEGIFRFPLPPGAQIEKLALEVDGKMMEGAFVDRDKGAAIWRGVIQNAAPKTPKPREEIIWVPGPWRDPALLEWQRGGRFELKIFPIPKRGSRRVVLTYTQTVDQAAGVRRFTYPLAHDPSGTTKIDAFDLDLQVLGHDKEFGVQTRGYELSPSGGDAAAERRTLSATGFVPAGDLTVEYALPDRDREATAWAYRMEPTSASLLEEPKDGPAATKAKTTEEKDAAAAARAIAFDSSPYVAIALRPKLPRWQEAKERVHAIVVDASRSMVGERFSRATRLASTMVREMDRRDSFVLLACDTVCRPMTQDGRSGLPTPSAPGAAAAGEVERFLGSVEPDGGSDMAAAVSAARSAAGSLGGKELRILYLGDGTPTVGPTRPSHIEAAVRSSLPGSDGSVVSVAMGADADLTSLAALARGGGGVVVPYVPGQKVSSAALEVLSAAYGVTLRDPEIELPSGLTQVTPGRLDPIRAGGETFVVARMSSGDAIEGAIRLRGRVASERFEQTYPIKILATSSAGNAFVPRLYAAAKIAELENTGGAASKLASIELSKRFAVASRFTSLLVLESEAMMNAFGLERTRVAPTFTGEELAKSSNADAEGEEKAADEAKQEAETEASADLDTRGPAKGKRAESAPAAEAPFDAFGDDSAAPVGAAPSMPSPPPAPTATMAAPAPKPASKTGGGGWRGRSADEDIGSTSSGWSGTRRPSQRLVPMRKIFERKGSFEALNTLASQNATKLLAAENAFASTPDSRDKTVELFALYATAGRLGEAQELTAKWSGRDALDPDALTARADLAARQGDRERAIRILGGLADVRPGDRATQTRLAEMHEASGNRALACEHRIALADMAPGEAKLVADAVRCANTLGMTELASLLKLDASESVRSSIDKLLAQPETPAASLLRGDIQVTAEWTGGVDLDIGLIDAQGRRTSWLGSAGKALVNARDVTSTRTEALGLVNTPSGSYVVEIARASGADQNIPVRGELVLKLAGETRKVPFVLTGPRAEVGTMRVFFTSRLVPVTDRPFNPWGP, encoded by the coding sequence ATGAGCACGAGCGAGACGAACGTGGGTGGGCTCTGCCGCGAGGTCGAGGAGCGAATCGCCGAGGTGCTGGACGGCTCGGCGCCGAAGGAGCTCTTCGATCACATCGCCGACTGCGACACGTGCCGGGACCTGCGCTACGACGCGGAGCGCACAGCGGAGTTCGTGGGGCACGCGGGTGGCGATTTCCGGGCCGACGCAGGCTTCGCGGACAAGGTGCTCGCGCGGCTCGACGTGGAGAACTTGAAGCCGCCGGCCGGCGTGGCGCCGAAGAGCGTGATCGCCGAGGATCGGGTCGCCGAGCCGAGGATCACGGACATCGCGACGGCGAAGACCGAGGTCGCGAGCGCGACGACGGAGAGCGAGCCCCCGCGGACGCGGACGAACACGTTGGTGTCCAAAGGTTCGGAGCGCGGACTCGATGAGTCGCAGCCTTCGCCGACGGTGAACGACGAGGTGAAGGCGGCCGAGCCCACGCAGGCGATCACGGAGCGGGATACGCCGCGCTCACGCGCGCCCGAGGCGAAGAGCGCGACGACAGGAGCAGCGCGCACGGCACCTCCGCAGACGACGAAGGGCAACGAGGGGGGCAAGGTCATCTCGCTCTTTCGCCGCCCGAAGTTCGTCGCGGGGCTGCTCGGCGCGATGGCCGCGGCGGCCGCCGCCGGGTTCTACCTGAAGGGACAGAAGCAGGGGCCGGAGGAGCCGAAGCTCGAAGCCGCGTGGTCGGGCAAGATCGACTCGATCGCGCGCGCGTCCGCCGACAAGGAAGGCGGGCTCGAAGCGTGCGACGCGAGCGGCGCCTGCAAGCCGGTGAAGCCGGGATGGGCGTTCAAGAACGACACGACGCTGCGCACGGACGCGCGCACGCGGGCGTACGTCTCGCTCGCGGACGGCTCGCAGCTCGCGATCGATCGAGGCTCGTCGATCTCGCTCGAAGGCGGCAAGGTGCGTCAGGCGAAGCTCGTGGAAGGGACGATCGTCGCCGACGTGGCGAGCCTGAAGGGCGCGCCTTCCGCGAAGATCGGCGTCGGCGACGGCGAGGTCGAAGTGCTCGGGACGAAGCTCGTCATGACGGCCGGCAAGGGCCGCGCGAGCGTCGAGGTCGCGCGCGGGGTGGTGCGCGTGCGGTCGGCGTCGGGCAAGGCGGTGGACGTGCGCGCAGGCGAGGAGGCGACCATGGAAAAAGGTCGCGAGCCGCTCGTGGCGAGCTCGTCGAGCGTCGCGGACTCGCTCGAGTGGAGCGATCGATCGCCGGAGGAGCTCGACGCGCCTGTGCTGCGCGGGCTCGGGGAGCTTCGCGCGCGCAAGCCCGGCCAAACCAAGGAGAAGGACCACGCGGTGCGGCTCGCGAAGCACTCGGTGAAGGTGCGCATCGTGGACGTCGTGGCGCGGACCGAGGTCGACGAGACGTTCACGAACGACACGGACGAGGAGCTCGAAGGCATCTTCCGCTTCCCGCTGCCGCCGGGCGCGCAGATCGAAAAACTCGCGCTGGAGGTGGACGGCAAGATGATGGAGGGCGCGTTCGTCGACCGCGACAAGGGCGCGGCGATCTGGCGCGGCGTCATCCAGAACGCGGCGCCGAAGACGCCCAAGCCGCGCGAGGAGATCATCTGGGTGCCGGGGCCGTGGCGGGATCCGGCGCTGCTCGAGTGGCAACGCGGCGGACGCTTCGAGCTCAAAATTTTCCCGATCCCGAAGCGTGGGTCGCGTCGCGTGGTGCTCACGTACACGCAGACCGTGGACCAGGCCGCGGGCGTCCGGCGCTTCACCTACCCGCTCGCGCACGATCCGAGCGGGACGACGAAGATCGACGCGTTCGACCTCGACCTGCAGGTGCTCGGGCACGACAAGGAGTTCGGCGTGCAGACACGCGGCTACGAGCTCTCTCCCTCGGGCGGCGATGCAGCAGCCGAGCGGCGCACGCTGAGCGCGACGGGGTTCGTCCCGGCGGGTGATCTGACGGTCGAGTACGCGCTCCCCGATCGGGATCGCGAGGCGACGGCGTGGGCGTACCGCATGGAGCCCACGAGCGCGTCGCTGCTGGAGGAGCCGAAGGACGGGCCTGCGGCGACGAAGGCGAAGACGACCGAGGAGAAGGACGCGGCCGCGGCGGCGCGCGCCATCGCGTTCGATTCGTCGCCGTACGTGGCGATCGCGCTCCGGCCGAAGCTGCCGCGATGGCAGGAGGCGAAGGAGCGCGTGCACGCGATCGTCGTGGACGCGAGCCGGTCGATGGTGGGCGAGCGTTTTTCGCGGGCAACGCGGCTCGCCTCGACGATGGTGCGCGAGATGGATCGGCGCGACTCGTTCGTGCTGCTCGCGTGCGACACCGTGTGCCGGCCGATGACGCAGGACGGGCGCAGCGGTTTGCCCACGCCGAGCGCGCCGGGTGCGGCGGCGGCGGGCGAGGTGGAGCGCTTCCTCGGGAGCGTCGAGCCGGACGGCGGCAGCGACATGGCAGCAGCCGTGAGCGCGGCGCGCAGCGCGGCGGGCTCGCTCGGCGGCAAGGAGCTCCGGATCCTCTACCTCGGCGATGGTACGCCGACCGTGGGCCCGACGCGGCCTTCGCACATCGAGGCCGCGGTGCGCAGTTCGCTGCCGGGCAGCGATGGATCGGTCGTGTCCGTGGCGATGGGCGCCGACGCGGATCTGACCTCGCTCGCGGCGCTCGCGCGCGGCGGCGGCGGCGTCGTGGTGCCGTACGTGCCCGGGCAGAAGGTCTCGTCCGCGGCGCTCGAGGTGCTCTCCGCGGCGTACGGCGTGACGCTGCGGGATCCGGAGATCGAGCTGCCTTCCGGGCTCACGCAGGTCACGCCCGGGCGGCTCGATCCGATCCGCGCCGGCGGCGAGACGTTCGTCGTGGCGCGCATGTCGAGCGGCGACGCGATCGAAGGGGCGATCCGGCTGCGCGGACGCGTCGCGAGCGAGCGGTTCGAGCAGACGTACCCGATCAAGATCCTCGCGACGTCGAGCGCGGGCAACGCGTTCGTGCCGCGGCTTTACGCCGCCGCGAAGATCGCGGAGCTCGAGAACACGGGCGGCGCGGCGAGCAAGCTCGCGTCGATCGAGCTGTCGAAGCGCTTCGCAGTCGCGAGCCGCTTCACCTCGCTGCTCGTGCTGGAGAGCGAGGCGATGATGAACGCGTTCGGCCTCGAACGAACGCGCGTCGCGCCGACGTTCACGGGCGAGGAACTCGCGAAGAGCTCGAACGCCGACGCCGAGGGCGAGGAGAAGGCCGCCGACGAGGCGAAGCAGGAGGCAGAGACGGAGGCCTCGGCAGACCTCGACACGCGTGGCCCTGCGAAGGGCAAACGAGCCGAGTCGGCTCCCGCGGCGGAGGCCCCGTTCGACGCGTTTGGCGACGACAGCGCCGCCCCGGTCGGCGCTGCGCCGAGCATGCCCTCGCCCCCGCCGGCGCCGACCGCAACAATGGCGGCGCCAGCGCCGAAGCCCGCGTCCAAGACCGGGGGAGGCGGATGGAGAGGCCGCAGCGCCGACGAGGATATCGGCAGCACCAGCAGCGGATGGAGTGGCACGCGACGGCCCTCGCAGCGCCTGGTCCCGATGCGCAAGATCTTTGAACGCAAAGGATCGTTCGAGGCGCTGAACACGCTCGCCTCGCAAAACGCCACGAAGCTGCTCGCCGCCGAGAACGCCTTCGCGAGCACGCCCGACAGCCGCGACAAGACCGTGGAGCTCTTCGCGCTCTACGCGACGGCGGGGCGCCTCGGCGAGGCGCAGGAGCTCACGGCGAAGTGGAGCGGGCGCGACGCGCTCGATCCGGATGCGCTCACGGCGCGCGCGGATCTCGCGGCGCGGCAGGGCGACAGGGAGCGCGCGATCCGGATCCTCGGCGGCCTCGCGGACGTTCGTCCGGGCGATCGCGCCACGCAGACGCGGCTCGCCGAGATGCACGAGGCCTCGGGCAACCGCGCCCTCGCCTGCGAGCACCGCATCGCGCTCGCGGACATGGCGCCCGGCGAGGCGAAGCTCGTCGCGGACGCGGTGCGCTGCGCGAACACGCTCGGCATGACGGAGCTCGCGAGCCTGCTCAAGCTCGACGCGAGCGAGTCGGTGCGGAGCTCGATTGACAAGCTGCTCGCGCAGCCCGAGACGCCGGCCGCGTCCTTGCTGCGCGGTGACATCCAGGTCACGGCCGAGTGGACGGGCGGCGTGGACCTCGACATCGGGCTCATCGACGCGCAGGGCCGCCGCACCT
- a CDS encoding S1C family serine protease, producing MTNFPASPAKSPAFGHTSGVKNRQRWSIAGCLAALALMAPTAVFAQAAPAVAPADVEAPPVARPQPNAPPRRVAPPPQLPAAIPPASTPAAEPNTPADPNAKKEPSVEEKALRGVVAIERAGQPISLGVTLAGDGRILAALSPLGSGNDLEARFADGAVVRVKLGHHDRTWDLALLIPQSGRWTEGLVASTRDPLRTDATIRGFAMGPKGKPSVAQMVIRGRKNLLGADDATLANAFELGSRISPLDLGAPVIDEDGRVVALLGRGCSPNEGRPCTPVAFGIPINAIRSFLRSVPPTAVQPAAWLGIQGSSEVGMFAKGVRVQSIHPDSPAAEAKLKGGDASVSDMIVAVDGVPVTSPEQLAEVIRTHAVGEKVPFTVFGQGKYRQVTVVLRQAPDPRAAPKAPPAHPAELPTLGDAAPPTQARPKADALDRRR from the coding sequence ATGACGAATTTCCCCGCCTCGCCCGCCAAGTCCCCCGCGTTCGGTCACACCTCCGGCGTGAAGAATCGTCAACGCTGGTCGATCGCGGGTTGCCTCGCCGCCCTCGCGCTCATGGCCCCGACGGCGGTCTTCGCCCAGGCGGCGCCCGCGGTCGCCCCGGCCGATGTCGAAGCCCCGCCGGTCGCTCGGCCTCAGCCGAACGCGCCGCCGCGCCGCGTCGCGCCGCCCCCGCAACTGCCCGCCGCCATCCCGCCTGCGTCCACGCCCGCCGCAGAACCCAACACGCCCGCGGATCCGAACGCGAAGAAGGAACCCTCCGTTGAGGAGAAGGCGCTTCGTGGCGTCGTGGCGATCGAGCGCGCCGGCCAGCCCATCTCGCTTGGCGTCACGCTCGCGGGTGACGGTCGTATCCTCGCGGCGCTCTCGCCGCTCGGCTCGGGCAACGATCTCGAAGCGCGCTTCGCCGACGGCGCCGTCGTCCGCGTCAAGCTCGGCCACCATGATCGCACGTGGGACCTCGCGCTGCTCATCCCGCAGTCGGGGCGCTGGACCGAAGGGCTCGTCGCTTCCACGCGGGACCCGCTCCGCACCGACGCGACCATCCGCGGCTTCGCGATGGGGCCCAAGGGCAAACCCTCGGTCGCGCAGATGGTGATCCGTGGCCGGAAAAACCTCCTCGGCGCCGACGACGCCACGCTCGCGAACGCCTTCGAGCTTGGCTCGCGCATCTCGCCGCTCGATCTCGGCGCGCCGGTCATCGACGAGGACGGCCGCGTCGTCGCCCTCCTCGGCCGCGGCTGCTCCCCGAACGAAGGTCGCCCCTGCACGCCCGTCGCGTTCGGCATCCCGATCAACGCCATCCGCAGCTTCCTCCGCAGCGTCCCGCCGACCGCGGTCCAGCCTGCGGCCTGGCTCGGCATCCAGGGTTCGTCCGAGGTCGGCATGTTCGCCAAGGGCGTCCGTGTGCAGAGCATCCATCCGGACAGCCCCGCGGCCGAGGCCAAGCTCAAGGGCGGCGACGCGTCCGTGAGCGACATGATCGTCGCCGTCGACGGCGTGCCCGTGACGAGCCCCGAGCAACTCGCGGAGGTCATCCGGACGCACGCGGTCGGCGAGAAAGTGCCGTTCACGGTGTTTGGCCAGGGCAAGTATCGTCAGGTGACGGTCGTGCTCCGTCAGGCGCCCGATCCGCGCGCCGCACCGAAGGCGCCGCCGGCGCACCCGGCCGAGCTCCCGACGCTCGGCGATGCAGCGCCCCCCACGCAAGCTCGTCCCAAAGCGGACGCGCTCGACCGCAGGAGGTAA
- a CDS encoding serine/threonine-protein kinase, with amino-acid sequence MEIETGTIIANRYRVIRPLGRGGMGEVFAAENTRTGRQVAIKVLHADAKTKHSAVERFRREARAAGSINSDYVTQVLDVEEDANFGIVLVFELLEGESLIDRLKRTGPIPFDELYVILEQVWMGLADAHRVKIIHRDLKPSNVYLERRPDGSTRVKILDFGISKLPKEMEGETLTEMGQSLGTFSFMPPEQIGKAKMVDERADIYACTTMIYQSLTGQLPYLAKNVLVMVEMKAKAPPRRIGDAMDGPIDPRLEAFVARGLARDPDQRFQTATEALAAWRELSPRSSGSYMQPNALGTAHTMPAPSHTPSSLSGGPRGTMPYDVTRHEPHIRRPEPPPIEAENTTDDAAATLAMPIARLMPNPSGGGPQWPPLPQPSGSSAARPSPSQYGPSSNSYMGAANSGTYGAVQPPVSASPSVPPGYGSAMQTPMPNAPYPEASQSYAQRSMSAPVQQAPWQQQTGLQPVATDLASQPAPRRVWPFLLGGVLFALIGFSIVAAIMLSTGK; translated from the coding sequence TTGGAGATCGAAACCGGCACCATCATCGCGAATCGCTACCGCGTGATCCGCCCGCTCGGGCGCGGCGGGATGGGCGAGGTGTTCGCCGCGGAGAACACACGCACCGGGCGCCAGGTGGCGATCAAGGTGCTGCACGCCGACGCGAAGACGAAGCACTCGGCCGTCGAGCGCTTCCGACGCGAGGCGCGCGCGGCGGGCTCGATCAACAGCGATTACGTCACGCAGGTCCTCGACGTCGAGGAAGACGCGAACTTCGGCATCGTGCTCGTCTTCGAACTGCTCGAAGGCGAGAGCCTCATCGATCGGCTGAAGCGCACCGGGCCGATTCCCTTCGACGAGCTCTACGTCATCCTCGAACAGGTCTGGATGGGCCTCGCGGACGCGCACCGCGTGAAGATCATCCACCGCGACCTCAAGCCCTCGAACGTCTACTTGGAGCGCCGCCCCGACGGTTCGACGAGGGTGAAGATCCTCGACTTCGGCATCTCGAAGCTGCCGAAGGAGATGGAGGGCGAGACGCTGACGGAGATGGGGCAGAGCCTCGGGACGTTCTCGTTCATGCCGCCCGAGCAGATCGGCAAGGCGAAGATGGTCGACGAGCGCGCGGACATCTACGCGTGCACGACGATGATCTACCAGTCGCTGACAGGGCAGCTCCCCTACCTCGCGAAGAACGTGCTCGTGATGGTGGAGATGAAGGCCAAGGCGCCGCCGCGCAGGATCGGCGACGCGATGGATGGCCCCATCGATCCGCGGCTCGAAGCGTTCGTCGCGCGCGGGCTCGCGCGAGACCCGGACCAGAGGTTCCAGACCGCGACGGAGGCGCTCGCCGCGTGGCGCGAGCTGAGCCCACGTTCGTCGGGGTCGTACATGCAGCCGAATGCGCTCGGGACCGCACACACGATGCCCGCGCCCTCTCACACGCCGTCGTCGCTGAGCGGCGGGCCACGCGGGACGATGCCGTACGACGTGACGCGCCACGAGCCGCACATCCGTCGCCCCGAACCTCCGCCCATCGAGGCAGAGAACACGACCGACGACGCGGCCGCGACGCTCGCGATGCCCATCGCGCGGCTCATGCCGAACCCGAGCGGAGGAGGCCCGCAGTGGCCGCCGCTGCCGCAGCCCTCGGGCTCGAGCGCGGCGCGGCCGAGCCCGTCGCAATATGGTCCGAGCTCCAACAGTTACATGGGCGCGGCAAACTCGGGGACGTACGGCGCGGTGCAGCCACCCGTGTCCGCGTCGCCGAGCGTGCCACCGGGCTACGGCTCGGCGATGCAAACGCCGATGCCGAACGCGCCGTACCCGGAGGCCTCGCAGTCCTACGCGCAGCGATCGATGAGCGCGCCGGTGCAGCAGGCCCCGTGGCAGCAGCAGACGGGGCTGCAGCCGGTCGCGACCGACCTCGCCTCGCAGCCCGCGCCGCGCCGCGTCTGGCCCTTCCTGCTCGGCGGCGTGCTGTTCGCGCTGATCGGCTTCAGCATCGTCGCGGCGATCATGCTCTCCACGGGCAAGTGA